A window of candidate division KSB1 bacterium contains these coding sequences:
- a CDS encoding thiamine diphosphokinase — protein MNRYVIFANGDYDPPLKDHIDVCDHLVAVDGGAEYAIRDGFQPEMVIGDFDSLVPDILKQFSQNQIIRYPADKDKTDLELAADYCVEHSATDIRILHACGGRMDQFLGNFLLFVQPKYSHLNVEFYCKNQMITILHPHVKKEFVGRRGDGFSIVPLADEVNIDYLNGTKWELKEETIRMGQSLSLSNEFIQISVKLLTRLGVCLVVHIKN, from the coding sequence ATGAATCGATACGTCATTTTTGCCAATGGAGATTATGACCCACCGCTCAAAGATCACATCGATGTCTGTGATCATCTGGTTGCTGTTGATGGAGGGGCGGAGTATGCCATCCGTGACGGCTTCCAGCCGGAAATGGTAATAGGAGATTTCGATTCCCTGGTCCCGGATATCCTGAAACAGTTTTCGCAGAATCAGATTATTCGCTATCCGGCGGACAAAGACAAGACAGATCTTGAACTTGCTGCTGACTATTGTGTTGAGCACTCGGCAACTGATATCCGAATTCTACATGCTTGTGGCGGCAGGATGGATCAGTTTCTGGGTAATTTTTTGCTGTTCGTCCAGCCAAAATACAGTCATTTGAATGTAGAGTTTTACTGCAAAAATCAAATGATAACTATTTTACATCCCCACGTCAAAAAAGAGTTTGTCGGACGCCGGGGAGACGGTTTCTCGATTGTGCCGTTAGCAGATGAGGTGAATATAGATTATCTGAATGGTACAAAATGGGAGTTAAAGGAAGAAACGATCAGAATGGGACAGAGTTTGAGCCTGAGTAATGAATTTATTCAAATATCGGTCAAATTATTGACCCGATTGGGGGTTTGCCTGGTGGTTCATATCAAAAATTGA
- a CDS encoding alkaline phosphatase yields the protein MRANVFLLSLMLLLSVLFACSSDTPENIIIVIGDGAGFYQMQAASSYIYGETDSLISQSFPVQLACTTYPATGHGYDSEMAWSEFDYVMKKCTDSAASGTALACGVKTNNGAIGVDQEKNVLINLMEQAEQLGKMTGIVTSVPITHATPAAFVAHNDSRHNYHEIAREMILESAVDVIMGAGHPFFDNNGNRLNEPDYQYLSESLWNTVNSDSADESSPHKWGLVQDRDAFKKLMNGATPERVLGLAPVASSLQVSRDGGEEQKEPFGVPLISTVPTLEEMTRGAINVLDDDPDGFVLMVEAGAIDWACHGNNGPRMIEEFVQMEETVNAIVDWIESESSWKNTLLVVTADHETGYLTGPGSGEDDPVWTPIVNNGKNKMPGMEWHSGSHTNSLVPLQAIGKGADNFKLVAVKKDSVRGSYLDNTDIGIILKSLATN from the coding sequence ATGAGAGCCAATGTATTTCTTTTGTCATTGATGCTTTTATTGTCGGTACTGTTTGCCTGTTCGAGCGATACACCCGAAAACATCATTATCGTGATTGGTGATGGTGCCGGGTTTTACCAAATGCAGGCCGCGAGCAGCTATATCTACGGAGAAACAGACAGTTTGATCAGTCAATCATTTCCTGTGCAGTTGGCTTGTACGACATATCCAGCCACGGGCCATGGATATGATTCTGAAATGGCATGGTCTGAATTCGATTATGTTATGAAGAAATGCACGGATTCAGCTGCTTCTGGAACAGCATTGGCTTGTGGTGTCAAAACTAACAATGGCGCAATTGGTGTGGACCAGGAAAAAAATGTTCTGATTAACCTCATGGAACAAGCTGAACAGTTGGGAAAAATGACGGGTATTGTGACATCCGTGCCGATTACGCATGCAACGCCGGCTGCCTTTGTTGCACATAATGACAGCAGGCATAATTACCATGAAATCGCCAGGGAAATGATTCTTGAGAGCGCTGTTGATGTAATCATGGGCGCAGGTCATCCTTTTTTTGATAATAATGGCAATCGCCTAAATGAGCCGGATTACCAATACCTATCGGAATCTCTCTGGAACACTGTTAATTCTGATTCCGCCGATGAAAGCAGTCCCCACAAATGGGGCTTGGTACAGGATCGCGATGCTTTCAAGAAATTAATGAACGGTGCCACGCCTGAACGTGTATTGGGACTGGCTCCTGTGGCATCATCACTGCAAGTCAGCCGTGATGGCGGTGAAGAACAAAAGGAGCCTTTCGGCGTACCTCTGATTTCAACGGTGCCCACACTTGAAGAGATGACCCGGGGAGCTATCAATGTGCTCGATGATGATCCTGATGGATTTGTGCTTATGGTTGAAGCAGGGGCTATTGATTGGGCATGTCATGGAAATAACGGCCCCCGAATGATCGAAGAATTTGTACAAATGGAAGAGACCGTTAATGCTATAGTCGATTGGATCGAATCGGAAAGCAGCTGGAAAAATACCCTGCTCGTGGTGACGGCTGATCATGAGACAGGATATTTGACAGGTCCTGGTTCCGGTGAGGATGACCCCGTATGGACTCCTATTGTAAATAATGGCAAAAACAAAATGCCGGGTATGGAATGGCACTCAGGCAGCCATACCAACTCGCTTGTTCCACTGCAGGCAATCGGGAAAGGTGCTGATAATTTTAAACTCGTAGCTGTTAAAAAGGATTCGGTTCGTGGTTCTTATCTGGATAATACGGATATTGGCATTATTCTCAAATCTCTGGCAACCAATTAA
- a CDS encoding alpha/beta hydrolase, protein MKNIVIGIHGLKNKVTVESLYAWWDISLHQALRNAGLKNFPFRLELIYWADLLYPFPLDPVITDEKDPRYLSFPFKYLTPPSEPSGSTLRRLTRNGIEKLADFLMHSDSIYHNLEDLSEKFIRHHFRDLDVYLNNGTGYHEAQSRNVRQAITERVIETLHRHKSQKIMIIAHSMGSIIIYDVLSSLLQNDIQIDTLVTLGSPLGQSTVMGKLSGQNPVKQKLKTPENIKNWYNLSDIRDIITINYDLEDDFYPNSKNVKPQDYLVNNNYTWEDKTNPHSVFGYLQTPQCGQALFDFLVKDMSSWQLTISSYLQKFREHILKREANLYKSIPIRQEEKIKAGKPALSPEERFKEQLES, encoded by the coding sequence ATGAAAAATATAGTAATAGGAATTCATGGATTAAAGAACAAGGTGACTGTAGAAAGCCTGTATGCCTGGTGGGATATCAGTTTGCACCAGGCGCTACGCAATGCAGGTTTGAAAAACTTTCCGTTTCGACTTGAACTCATCTATTGGGCAGATCTTTTGTATCCCTTTCCCCTGGATCCTGTTATAACAGATGAAAAAGATCCGCGATATCTGAGCTTTCCATTTAAATATCTCACTCCGCCATCTGAACCCAGCGGCAGTACCTTGCGACGTCTGACACGCAATGGCATAGAAAAACTTGCCGATTTTTTAATGCATTCGGACAGTATCTATCATAATCTGGAAGATTTATCCGAAAAATTTATCCGCCATCATTTTCGGGATCTGGATGTTTACCTGAATAATGGAACCGGCTATCATGAAGCTCAAAGTCGAAATGTAAGGCAAGCGATTACCGAGCGAGTGATTGAAACCTTGCATCGGCACAAATCCCAAAAGATCATGATCATTGCACATTCGATGGGCTCGATTATCATATATGATGTTTTGAGTTCTTTGCTCCAGAACGACATTCAAATTGACACTTTGGTGACCCTGGGCTCCCCTCTTGGACAATCCACAGTTATGGGTAAATTATCGGGACAAAATCCTGTAAAGCAGAAACTTAAAACACCCGAAAACATTAAAAACTGGTACAACCTTTCCGATATACGAGATATCATAACCATCAATTACGACCTGGAGGATGATTTTTATCCCAACTCAAAGAATGTAAAACCCCAGGATTATTTAGTAAACAATAATTATACATGGGAAGACAAAACCAATCCACACTCTGTTTTTGGATATTTACAGACCCCACAATGCGGACAGGCATTATTTGATTTTTTGGTCAAAGACATGTCCTCCTGGCAGCTGACAATATCAAGCTATTTGCAAAAATTCAGGGAGCACATATTAAAGAGAGAAGCAAATCTTTACAAAAGTATTCCGATCCGGCAAGAAGAAAAAATCAAAGCAGGAAAGCCCGCCCTTTCCCCCGAAGAACGGTTTAAAGAACAGCTCGAAAGCTGA